Proteins encoded together in one Qingshengfaniella alkalisoli window:
- a CDS encoding c-type cytochrome, with protein MRPTILPALLLTATALPAFAQGDIDNGEKAFRKCQACHVVRDDNGDVLAGRNARTGPNLYGVIGRVAGTEPDFRNYSAPMREAGEAGLIWTKKDFVAFLQDPTVFLQTYLDDNKARSKMAFKTRSEDEARDLFAFIESFAPTQAN; from the coding sequence ATGCGACCGACCATCCTGCCCGCACTACTCTTGACCGCCACTGCCCTGCCTGCCTTCGCGCAAGGCGATATCGACAACGGCGAAAAAGCGTTCCGAAAATGCCAAGCCTGCCATGTCGTACGCGATGACAATGGCGATGTGCTTGCCGGTCGAAACGCCAGAACCGGCCCAAACCTGTATGGCGTGATTGGGCGGGTCGCGGGCACGGAACCGGACTTCCGGAACTACTCCGCCCCGATGCGCGAAGCGGGTGAGGCCGGGTTGATCTGGACGAAAAAGGATTTCGTCGCGTTCCTGCAGGATCCGACCGTCTTCCTTCAAACCTATCTTGACGACAACAAGGCACGCAGCAAAATGGCCTTCAAGACCCGAAGTGAAGATGAAGCGCGCGATCTGTTCGCTTTCATTGAAAGCTTCGCGCCAACGCAAGCCAACTAG
- the idi gene encoding isopentenyl-diphosphate Delta-isomerase, translating to MNQLIPAWVDGELRPVEKLSVHRRGLKHKAVSVFVLDGDRVLVQRRAMSKYHTPGLWANTCCTHPKWGESSPDCAVRRLKEELGITDFYPALRGTVEYRADVGGGMIEHEVVDLFAGQAPGDLRIDPNPDEVMETAWMGIYDLMAEVVRHPRRYTPWIRVYLADYADSIFGQIKRD from the coding sequence ATGAACCAACTAATTCCCGCCTGGGTCGACGGCGAATTGCGGCCCGTCGAAAAGCTTTCGGTGCATCGCCGGGGTTTGAAGCACAAAGCGGTTTCGGTGTTCGTGCTGGATGGTGATCGCGTGCTGGTCCAGCGCCGGGCGATGAGCAAGTATCATACGCCGGGCTTGTGGGCGAACACCTGCTGTACGCACCCGAAATGGGGAGAAAGCTCTCCCGATTGCGCGGTGCGCAGGTTGAAGGAAGAACTCGGCATCACCGACTTCTATCCGGCCTTGCGCGGCACGGTCGAATACCGTGCGGATGTCGGCGGCGGCATGATCGAGCATGAGGTCGTCGATCTTTTTGCGGGACAAGCGCCGGGTGACCTGCGGATCGACCCTAATCCTGATGAAGTCATGGAAACCGCGTGGATGGGCATATATGACCTGATGGCGGAAGTCGTGCGCCACCCGCGCCGGTATACGCCATGGATTCGGGTCTATCTGGCAGACTATGCGGATTCGATTTTTGGGCAGATCAAGCGTGATTGA
- the rlmN gene encoding 23S rRNA (adenine(2503)-C(2))-methyltransferase RlmN, which translates to MTASAPITQDVLTIPRKLPEDGKTNLVGLTRAQLRDALIEAGTPEKQAKMRVNQVWQWVYQKGVRDFNQMTNLAKPYRALLSANFTIEIPEIVSRQISDDGTRKYLVRIAGGHEVETVYIPEEGRGTLCISSQVGCTLTCSFCHTGTQRLVRNLTPGEIVGQVMLARDDLGEWPQPGRHPKDETRLLSNIVLMGMGEPLYNFENVRDAMKIAMDPEGISLSRRRITLSTSGVVPEIARTAEEIGCLLAVSFHATEDETRNKLVPINKKWNIAELLDALRAYPKLSNSERITFEYVMLDGVNDSDEDAYRLIDLIKGIPAKVNLIPFNEWPGAPYKRSSNNRIHRFADIIHNAGYASPIRTPRGEDIMAACGQLKSASERAKKARTPRLAAG; encoded by the coding sequence ATGACCGCCAGCGCACCCATCACGCAGGATGTTCTGACCATCCCACGCAAATTGCCCGAGGACGGCAAAACCAACCTCGTCGGCCTGACGCGCGCGCAACTGCGTGACGCGCTGATTGAGGCCGGCACGCCCGAAAAACAGGCGAAAATGCGGGTCAATCAAGTCTGGCAATGGGTCTATCAGAAGGGTGTGCGTGACTTCAATCAGATGACCAATCTGGCGAAGCCATACCGCGCCCTGCTTTCCGCGAACTTCACGATCGAGATTCCCGAGATCGTCAGCCGTCAGATCAGCGATGACGGCACCCGCAAATATCTGGTGCGTATCGCGGGCGGGCATGAGGTCGAAACCGTCTACATCCCCGAAGAAGGTCGCGGTACGCTGTGCATCAGCAGCCAGGTGGGCTGCACGCTGACCTGCTCCTTCTGCCATACGGGCACGCAGCGACTGGTCCGCAACCTGACCCCCGGTGAAATTGTCGGCCAGGTCATGCTGGCCCGTGACGATCTGGGTGAATGGCCACAGCCGGGCCGCCACCCCAAGGACGAAACGCGCCTTCTGTCAAACATCGTCCTGATGGGCATGGGTGAGCCGCTCTACAACTTTGAAAACGTCCGCGACGCGATGAAGATCGCGATGGACCCCGAAGGTATCAGCCTGTCGCGACGCCGCATCACGCTGTCTACCTCTGGCGTCGTGCCGGAAATCGCGCGCACCGCCGAAGAAATCGGCTGCCTTCTGGCTGTCAGCTTCCACGCAACCGAAGACGAGACCCGCAACAAGCTGGTGCCGATCAACAAGAAGTGGAACATCGCGGAACTTCTGGACGCCTTGCGCGCCTACCCTAAACTGTCGAACTCCGAACGGATCACCTTTGAATACGTCATGCTCGACGGCGTGAATGACAGCGACGAAGACGCATACCGCCTGATTGATCTGATCAAGGGCATTCCCGCGAAGGTGAACCTGATCCCGTTCAACGAATGGCCGGGTGCGCCCTACAAGCGGTCCTCGAACAACCGTATCCACCGCTTTGCCGATATCATCCACAATGCAGGCTACGCGTCGCCCATCCGCACCCCTCGCGGCGAGGACATCATGGCCGCCTGCGGCCAGTTGAAATCCGCCAGCGAACGCGCGAAGAAGGCACGAACTCCTCGGCTCGCCGCCGGATAG
- a CDS encoding bleomycin resistance protein has translation MVNSGATNAIVPEFAIRDFGKSLTFYQEVLGFSVRYSRRDEGFAFLEFGSAALMIDQIGLGRTFQPELLDEFPLGRGLNLQITVGQIDPILDRLESRGVDLFLPVEERWYRFGTYETGQRQFMVADPDGYLLRFCEKLGERPVTGAS, from the coding sequence ATGGTGAATTCAGGTGCAACAAACGCTATCGTTCCTGAATTCGCCATACGCGACTTCGGCAAAAGCCTGACCTTCTACCAGGAGGTGCTTGGCTTCTCGGTACGCTACAGTCGTCGCGATGAAGGCTTTGCGTTTCTAGAGTTCGGGAGCGCAGCGCTGATGATCGATCAGATCGGGCTTGGCCGGACATTTCAGCCGGAGCTGTTGGATGAGTTTCCGCTTGGCCGTGGCCTGAACCTTCAGATTACGGTCGGCCAGATAGACCCCATCCTTGACCGGCTGGAAAGTCGAGGAGTTGACCTGTTTCTTCCGGTCGAAGAACGCTGGTATCGCTTCGGAACGTATGAAACCGGTCAGCGGCAGTTCATGGTAGCAGACCCCGATGGCTACCTGCTTCGGTTTTGCGAAAAACTGGGTGAACGTCCCGTAACTGGGGCAAGCTAG
- a CDS encoding invasion associated locus B family protein, with translation MNFSKSIAIGAALTAIFSAPAIAQESSNRVAAQTDWSIFVEDDPKQCWVVSAPKETVNTKNGRVVAVNRGDIYMFVSFWPGQSGGEVSFMGGYPFAEGSTVSVEVGGSNFELFTDGDMAWAASPDDDQQIAAAMKRGADAVVVGNSSRGTKTTDTFSLMGFTAAFDDAQKRCSS, from the coding sequence ATGAACTTCAGCAAGTCGATCGCCATAGGGGCAGCACTCACCGCCATCTTCAGTGCCCCTGCAATCGCACAGGAATCCTCGAACCGCGTAGCGGCCCAGACCGATTGGTCGATCTTCGTTGAAGACGACCCCAAACAGTGCTGGGTCGTTTCGGCACCCAAAGAAACCGTGAACACGAAAAACGGACGTGTCGTCGCTGTGAACCGGGGCGACATCTATATGTTCGTTTCCTTCTGGCCCGGACAATCGGGTGGGGAAGTTTCGTTCATGGGCGGCTATCCTTTCGCCGAAGGCTCAACGGTATCCGTCGAGGTCGGCGGCAGCAATTTCGAGTTGTTCACCGATGGCGACATGGCATGGGCCGCATCGCCGGACGACGACCAGCAAATCGCCGCCGCAATGAAACGTGGCGCGGATGCTGTGGTTGTCGGAAATTCATCACGCGGCACGAAAACCACCGATACGTTCTCGCTGATGGGCTTCACCGCTGCGTTCGATGACGCGCAGAAACGCTGCTCCAGCTAG